One Myxococcales bacterium genomic region harbors:
- a CDS encoding MAPEG family protein has protein sequence MHASDLALVAYASWTFALVVAIACLRASLTLRGKRAANAFSVTGDDVSPFSGRLCRAHANCVENLPVFAVIVIAARLSGHAAAVDPIAPWVVAARVAQSSMHLASTSPRAVTIRFVFFALQLGGLAVCIARLVLA, from the coding sequence ATGCACGCATCGGACCTCGCGCTCGTCGCCTATGCCTCCTGGACCTTCGCCCTCGTGGTCGCGATCGCGTGCCTGCGCGCTTCGCTCACCCTCAGGGGCAAGCGCGCGGCCAACGCCTTCTCGGTCACGGGGGACGACGTCTCGCCGTTCTCGGGGAGGCTCTGCCGGGCGCACGCGAACTGCGTCGAGAACCTCCCGGTCTTCGCGGTCATCGTGATCGCCGCGCGCCTCTCGGGGCACGCGGCGGCGGTCGATCCGATCGCGCCGTGGGTCGTCGCGGCGAGGGTCGCGCAGTCGTCGATGCACCTCGCCTCGACGAGCCCGCGCGCCGTCACGATCCGGTTCGTGTTCTTCGCGCTGCAGCTCGGGGGCTTGGCCGTGTGCATCGCGCGGCTCGTGCTCGCGTAA
- a CDS encoding DJ-1/PfpI family protein — translation MSLTFGLLVFPGVTQLDLTGPFEVVHRVPGAKVHVLWKTLDPVHADSGLGLLPTTTFADCPPLDVLLVPGGAGQVPLMADAEVLGFLREKAATARYVTAVCTGALVLGAAGLLRGYEAATHWAFMPFLEAFGATPREARVVVDRDRITGGGVTAGIDIALRIVAEAASPDAARTIELALEYDPEPPFGCGHPRRAPEPLVAAARAALEAQLAERGVRVAEAAAALR, via the coding sequence ATGTCGCTCACGTTCGGTCTCTTGGTGTTCCCAGGTGTCACGCAGCTCGATCTCACGGGGCCGTTCGAGGTCGTGCACCGCGTCCCCGGCGCGAAGGTGCACGTGCTCTGGAAGACGCTCGACCCCGTGCACGCCGACTCGGGCCTCGGGTTGCTCCCCACCACGACGTTCGCCGACTGCCCCCCGCTCGACGTGCTGCTCGTCCCCGGGGGCGCGGGGCAGGTGCCGCTCATGGCCGACGCGGAGGTCTTGGGCTTCTTGCGCGAAAAGGCGGCGACCGCGCGCTACGTGACGGCCGTGTGCACGGGCGCGCTGGTGCTCGGCGCCGCGGGCCTCTTGCGCGGGTACGAGGCCGCGACCCACTGGGCGTTCATGCCCTTCCTCGAGGCCTTCGGAGCCACGCCGCGCGAGGCACGCGTCGTCGTCGATCGCGATCGCATCACCGGGGGTGGCGTGACCGCCGGGATCGACATCGCGCTCCGCATCGTCGCCGAGGCCGCCTCACCCGACGCGGCGCGCACGATCGAGCTCGCGCTCGAGTACGACCCCGAGCCCCCTTTCGGGTGCGGTCACCCGAGGCGCGCCCCCGAGCCCCTGGTCGCCGCCGCGCGCGCCGCCCTCGAGGCCCAGCTCGCCGAGCGAGGCGTGCGCGTCGCCGAGGCCGCCGCGGCGCTACGCTGA
- a CDS encoding DJ-1/PfpI family protein, whose protein sequence is MRIVLATFAGAQTLDLAGPAEVFANAARDVPGAYEVVVASTSGEPLVTTAGFRVETRKLADVALGPGDTGIVVGGEEAALLSAVADRELRAWVRRVAACGRVASVCSGAFVLAAAGVLDGLRVATHWQACDALAALFPKVSVDRDAIYVRERNVWTSAGVTCGIDMALAMVECDLGRRVADAVASRLVLYARRPGYQSQFSDALVAQASASDPLAPAIAWARSHLREVTVEKLARRAGLSVRTLHRRCLELTSATPAKLVERLRVERGKDLLARGKSVKTMATSVGFESPARARRAFERVLGLSPREAALLFGR, encoded by the coding sequence ATGCGGATCGTCCTCGCCACGTTCGCCGGCGCGCAGACCCTGGACCTCGCGGGGCCGGCCGAGGTCTTCGCGAACGCCGCGCGCGACGTGCCGGGTGCCTACGAGGTGGTCGTCGCGTCGACTTCGGGCGAGCCGCTCGTGACCACCGCGGGCTTCCGGGTCGAGACGCGCAAGCTCGCGGACGTGGCCCTCGGGCCGGGGGACACGGGGATCGTCGTGGGAGGCGAAGAAGCGGCCTTGCTCTCGGCCGTCGCGGACCGCGAGCTACGCGCGTGGGTGCGCCGCGTCGCCGCGTGTGGGCGTGTGGCGTCGGTGTGCTCGGGGGCGTTCGTGCTCGCGGCCGCGGGGGTGCTCGATGGTCTCCGCGTGGCCACGCATTGGCAGGCGTGCGACGCGCTCGCGGCCCTCTTTCCAAAGGTTTCGGTCGATCGTGACGCGATCTACGTGCGGGAGCGGAACGTGTGGACGTCGGCCGGGGTCACGTGCGGCATCGACATGGCCCTCGCGATGGTCGAGTGCGATCTCGGGAGGCGTGTCGCCGACGCGGTCGCCTCGCGGCTCGTGCTCTACGCGCGCCGGCCCGGTTACCAATCGCAGTTCTCGGACGCGCTGGTCGCTCAGGCGAGCGCCTCGGATCCGCTCGCCCCGGCGATCGCGTGGGCGCGGAGCCACCTCCGGGAGGTCACGGTCGAAAAGCTCGCGAGGCGCGCCGGGCTCTCCGTCCGCACGCTGCACCGTCGTTGCCTCGAGCTCACCTCCGCCACTCCCGCGAAGCTCGTGGAGCGCCTGCGTGTCGAGCGTGGCAAGGACCTCTTGGCCCGAGGAAAGAGCGTAAAGACCATGGCGACGAGCGTGGGGTTCGAGAGCCCCGCCCGCGCACGACGGGCGTTCGAGCGGGTCTTGGGGCTCTCGCCTCGGGAAGCGGCGCTCCTGTTCGGGCGCTGA
- a CDS encoding antibiotic biosynthesis monooxygenase yields MSDTSIDLVVRFSIKPGKLEAFRAKVQEIAAAVEAEEPQTVAYTTYVDAEGKAAILIERYRSSEDFLAHFKRTGPALGPLLELAPATEILTLGSPNDAAKGLLASISATFLTKVSGFSRG; encoded by the coding sequence ATGTCCGACACGTCCATCGATCTCGTGGTCCGTTTCTCGATCAAACCCGGCAAGCTCGAGGCGTTCCGCGCCAAGGTGCAAGAGATCGCCGCCGCGGTGGAGGCCGAAGAGCCGCAGACCGTCGCGTACACGACCTACGTCGACGCCGAGGGGAAGGCGGCGATCCTCATCGAGCGCTACCGCTCCTCGGAGGACTTCCTCGCGCACTTCAAGCGCACGGGGCCTGCTCTTGGCCCCCTCCTTGAGCTCGCGCCAGCCACCGAGATCCTCACCCTCGGCTCCCCGAACGACGCCGCCAAGGGTCTCCTCGCGTCGATCTCGGCCACGTTCCTCACCAAGGTCTCGGGGTTCTCGCGCGGCTGA
- a CDS encoding phosphatidylinositol transfer protein, with the protein MTRGFRNPRSSHVAASSPNHRARDRIVAVGEPQWIVGKLAYGTLDRDLVGEEVEVAARPEGAREFSVLGVAITTDDGEHAEVDGAHDSGGRVYFRVPEGKTLGLGRHEVRLRVLGDGTEASLVVHVVPRGTKLVVSDVDGTLTTAEAIEVAAFLRGVTSPVRVDAARALGLLAERGYVPVYLTARPEWLVDRTRTFLSEHGFPKGIVRTKDDKSGSIGPSAAEFKKRELELLRAGGLEIAFGFGNRSTDVDAYAAYVTEPTHRYFVGLTDDPPGALRGGRGFASYTDVLPDLARVPAASR; encoded by the coding sequence GTGACACGTGGATTTCGCAACCCGCGCTCGTCCCACGTCGCCGCGTCGAGCCCGAACCACCGCGCGCGCGACCGCATCGTCGCCGTGGGGGAGCCCCAGTGGATCGTCGGGAAGCTCGCCTACGGCACGCTCGATCGTGACCTCGTCGGCGAGGAGGTGGAGGTCGCCGCGCGGCCCGAGGGCGCCCGAGAGTTTTCGGTCTTGGGCGTCGCGATCACCACGGACGACGGCGAGCACGCCGAGGTCGACGGCGCACACGACAGCGGTGGGCGTGTCTACTTTCGCGTGCCCGAAGGCAAGACGCTCGGGCTCGGACGCCACGAGGTGCGCCTGCGTGTGCTCGGAGACGGGACGGAGGCCTCGCTCGTCGTGCACGTCGTGCCTCGCGGGACGAAGCTCGTCGTGAGCGACGTCGACGGGACGCTCACCACCGCCGAGGCGATCGAGGTCGCGGCGTTCTTGCGGGGCGTCACGTCGCCCGTGCGCGTCGACGCGGCGCGCGCGTTGGGCCTGCTCGCCGAGCGCGGATACGTGCCCGTCTACCTGACCGCGCGGCCCGAGTGGCTCGTCGATCGCACCCGTACGTTCCTCTCCGAGCATGGGTTCCCGAAGGGCATCGTGCGCACGAAAGACGACAAATCAGGCTCGATCGGGCCCTCGGCGGCGGAGTTCAAGAAGCGCGAGCTCGAGCTCTTGCGCGCCGGCGGGCTCGAGATCGCCTTCGGTTTCGGCAACCGCTCGACCGACGTCGACGCGTACGCGGCGTACGTCACAGAGCCCACGCACCGCTACTTCGTCGGCCTGACCGACGATCCCCCCGGCGCGCTCCGCGGCGGCCGCGGCTTCGCGTCCTACACCGACGTGCTCCCCGACCTCGCCCGTGTCCCTGCGGCCTCGCGCTGA
- a CDS encoding thiamine pyrophosphate-binding protein, whose translation MSEHGGDMVAEVLARRGVRHLYTLCGGHISPILVGAKRRGLHVVDMREEVNAVFAADATARLTGNVGVAAVTAGPGVTNTITAVKNAQMAESPVLVLGGATATVLRGRGSLQDIDQLSILGPITKWATRVTTVKALGPTIERAIDVAMSGVPGPVFVEIPIDLLYPKELVRDWYLKEATMKGPLGDLLRTYLKGHLARQFHQPHVAFDLPASITQGGLPRPGLGARIRDAIEALRGAKRPVLLLGSQSLVNCASPERIARAVKKLGVPTYLGGMARGLLGKSCPTQFRHERGKALREADVVVVAGFPFDFRLKYGQAFGRGTKIIAANLDARALRQNRVPDIALRMHPGELLVELADALGGSAGASDAWLETLRTRENERDREIEAQATPSTEPRTVNPVRFLRKLDEKLDDDAILVADGGDFVGTAAYILRPRSPLSWLDPGVFGTLGVGGGFAAGAAACRKGAEVWIIYGDGSSAYSLSEVDTFVRHGMAPIAVVGTDGAWGQIARDQEAFLGDDVGTTLRRTAYHEVAAGYGGVGLLLDDETRIDAVLDEAKAIARSGRPVCVNVQLTRSDFRKGAISV comes from the coding sequence ATGAGCGAGCACGGAGGGGACATGGTCGCGGAGGTGCTCGCCCGTCGAGGCGTGCGTCACCTCTACACGCTCTGCGGAGGGCACATCTCGCCCATCCTCGTCGGCGCCAAGCGGCGAGGTCTCCACGTGGTCGACATGCGCGAAGAGGTCAACGCGGTCTTCGCGGCCGACGCGACGGCGCGCCTCACGGGCAACGTCGGCGTGGCCGCGGTCACGGCGGGGCCCGGGGTCACGAACACCATCACGGCCGTAAAAAACGCCCAAATGGCAGAGTCTCCGGTGCTCGTGCTCGGCGGCGCGACGGCCACCGTATTGCGCGGGCGCGGCTCCCTCCAAGACATCGACCAACTCTCGATCCTCGGACCCATCACCAAATGGGCGACGCGAGTCACCACCGTGAAGGCCCTAGGGCCCACGATCGAGCGCGCGATCGACGTGGCCATGTCGGGCGTGCCCGGCCCGGTGTTCGTCGAGATCCCCATCGATCTCCTCTACCCGAAGGAGCTCGTGCGCGACTGGTACCTCAAAGAGGCCACCATGAAGGGGCCGCTCGGTGACCTCTTGCGCACCTACCTCAAGGGCCACCTCGCGCGGCAGTTCCATCAACCCCACGTCGCCTTCGACCTGCCCGCGTCGATCACCCAAGGGGGCCTCCCTCGGCCCGGCTTGGGCGCCCGCATCCGCGACGCGATCGAGGCCCTCCGCGGCGCGAAACGCCCCGTGCTCCTCCTCGGCAGCCAATCCCTCGTGAACTGCGCGAGCCCCGAGCGGATCGCCCGCGCGGTGAAAAAGCTCGGCGTACCCACCTACTTGGGCGGTATGGCGCGCGGTCTGCTCGGAAAGAGCTGTCCCACGCAGTTCCGGCACGAGCGCGGCAAGGCCCTCCGCGAGGCCGACGTGGTGGTGGTCGCGGGCTTCCCGTTCGACTTTCGCCTGAAGTACGGCCAAGCGTTCGGCCGAGGGACCAAGATCATCGCGGCCAACCTCGACGCGCGCGCCCTCCGCCAAAACCGCGTGCCCGACATCGCGCTGCGCATGCACCCCGGGGAGCTCCTCGTCGAGCTCGCCGACGCGCTCGGAGGCTCGGCGGGCGCGAGCGACGCCTGGCTCGAGACGCTCCGCACCCGGGAGAACGAGCGCGATCGTGAGATCGAAGCCCAAGCCACGCCCTCGACCGAGCCGCGCACGGTGAACCCGGTCCGGTTCCTTCGAAAGCTCGACGAGAAGCTCGACGACGACGCCATCCTCGTGGCCGACGGCGGCGACTTCGTGGGCACGGCGGCGTACATCCTCCGGCCTCGCTCCCCGCTCTCGTGGCTCGATCCTGGGGTGTTCGGCACCCTCGGCGTGGGCGGTGGCTTCGCCGCGGGCGCGGCCGCTTGCCGCAAGGGCGCCGAGGTATGGATCATCTACGGGGACGGCTCGTCGGCCTACAGCCTCTCCGAGGTCGACACGTTCGTCCGCCATGGCATGGCCCCCATCGCGGTCGTCGGCACCGACGGAGCCTGGGGCCAGATCGCCCGCGACCAAGAGGCCTTCCTCGGCGACGACGTCGGCACCACGCTGCGCCGCACCGCCTACCACGAGGTCGCCGCAGGGTACGGCGGCGTGGGCCTCCTCCTCGACGACGAGACCCGCATCGACGCCGTGCTCGACGAAGCCAAGGCCATCGCCCGCTCGGGCCGCCCCGTGTGCGTCAACGTGCAGTTGACGCGCTCCGACTTCCGCAAGGGCGCGATCTCCGTGTAG
- a CDS encoding glutamate--cysteine ligase — MGLEIHKEQFDDGDREVFSAKLRACLAALREVSERPGFGEGEASIGAELELNLVGDDLRPANVNRAVLADTLDDRLTLEVDKFNLEINARPFPLAGAPFSRTAQDLSEALASAREAAAKHRVRVVPIGILPTLHEEDLGPDALTDGRRYKALSSGLLHLRKSSFPLCIRGIDELSLSADDVTYEGANTSFQVHLRVAPGQYARTYNAAQLATGLVLAVSGNSPLFLGRRLWDETRIALFRQSVDDREAGEGDDVRLSRVSFGHGWVRRSALELFEESVHLHEPLLPVCSDEDPLAVVRLGMTPKLAELRLHHGTVWRWNRAIYDDAGGGHFRVELRALPAGPTVSDMAANAAFLVGLTLALRDDADTLVTRVTFGHARRNFYAAARHGIDAELVWPTGGSTPRLSPALGLAAHLVPLARHGLVSAGVDPDEADQHLAVVAHRIAARTSGARWQRRTFEASLARGNPPFRAAAEVLARYADLSESGAPVHTWPES, encoded by the coding sequence ATGGGGCTCGAGATCCACAAAGAGCAGTTCGACGACGGCGACCGTGAGGTGTTCTCGGCCAAGCTGCGGGCATGCCTCGCGGCGCTGCGCGAGGTCTCGGAGCGGCCCGGGTTCGGCGAGGGCGAAGCATCGATCGGCGCCGAGCTCGAGCTGAACCTCGTCGGAGACGACCTGCGCCCTGCGAACGTGAACCGCGCGGTCTTGGCCGACACGCTCGACGACCGCCTCACCCTCGAGGTCGACAAGTTCAACCTCGAGATCAACGCGAGGCCGTTCCCGCTCGCCGGAGCGCCCTTCTCTCGCACCGCGCAAGACCTCTCCGAGGCCCTCGCGAGCGCACGCGAAGCGGCCGCGAAGCACCGCGTGCGCGTCGTGCCGATCGGCATCTTGCCCACGCTCCACGAAGAGGACCTCGGCCCCGACGCCCTCACGGACGGGCGGCGCTACAAGGCCTTGTCGTCGGGTCTGCTACACCTCCGCAAGTCTTCGTTTCCCCTATGCATTCGGGGCATCGACGAGCTCTCGCTCTCCGCCGACGACGTGACCTACGAGGGGGCGAACACGTCGTTCCAGGTGCACCTCCGCGTGGCGCCCGGCCAGTACGCGCGCACCTACAACGCGGCCCAGCTCGCCACGGGGCTCGTGCTCGCCGTGTCGGGCAACTCGCCGCTCTTCCTGGGCCGGCGCCTATGGGACGAGACCCGCATCGCGCTCTTCCGTCAGTCGGTCGACGATCGCGAAGCCGGCGAGGGCGACGACGTGAGGCTCTCGCGTGTGTCGTTCGGTCACGGCTGGGTGAGGCGCAGCGCGCTCGAGCTCTTCGAGGAGTCGGTCCATCTCCACGAGCCGCTCCTCCCCGTGTGCTCGGACGAAGATCCGCTCGCGGTGGTGCGGCTCGGCATGACCCCGAAGCTCGCCGAGCTCCGCTTGCACCACGGCACGGTGTGGCGCTGGAACCGCGCCATCTACGACGACGCGGGCGGCGGCCACTTTCGCGTGGAGCTGCGCGCCCTCCCGGCCGGACCGACCGTGAGCGACATGGCCGCGAACGCCGCGTTCCTCGTGGGCCTCACGCTCGCCCTCCGGGATGACGCCGACACGCTCGTCACGCGCGTCACCTTCGGGCACGCCCGCCGCAACTTCTACGCGGCGGCACGCCACGGCATCGACGCCGAGCTCGTGTGGCCCACCGGCGGGTCGACGCCGCGGCTCTCACCGGCCCTCGGCCTCGCCGCGCACCTCGTCCCGCTCGCGCGCCATGGGCTCGTCTCGGCGGGCGTCGACCCCGACGAAGCCGATCAGCACCTCGCCGTCGTGGCCCACCGCATCGCGGCGCGCACCTCGGGCGCGCGCTGGCAGCGGCGCACGTTCGAGGCCTCTCTCGCCCGAGGAAATCCGCCCTTTCGGGCCGCGGCCGAGGTGCTCGCGAGGTACGCCGATCTCTCCGAGTCGGGCGCGCCCGTCCACACGTGGCCCGAGAGCTGA
- a CDS encoding succinylglutamate desuccinylase/aspartoacylase family protein — translation MTAMVAESTQAVRGALPSAIDLPRHLGTVAGHEPGPTLVLTGGLHGNEPAGALAIQNVMRELEARVASLKGRVVGLSGNRTALRRGARFVDRDLNRQWYPAHLARLAEAELTALTNEDREQRELFDALTALERQGPLTLLDLHTTSGKSSPFVCFGDTLKNRELALALPMTAILGLEEVIDGAMLGYYADRGHTAISIEAGQHDDPETVDRHEAAVWLALVAMGSIDAHDAPSLERRQALLERSSDGRPRVVEIRHRHVVRPGDGFAMLPGFASFQPLDAGTLVAHDRGGPIVAPTGGLMLMPRYQGQGEDGYFIAREVAPFWLGVSEALQRLRADALVSRLPGVERVNGSATELRVDPKVARTYLVELMHLVGYRRSRDTDARLAFSRRAR, via the coding sequence ATGACCGCGATGGTTGCAGAGAGCACGCAAGCCGTGCGCGGCGCGCTCCCTTCGGCGATCGACCTGCCGCGTCATCTCGGCACCGTCGCTGGCCACGAGCCGGGGCCTACCCTCGTCCTCACCGGGGGCCTCCATGGCAACGAGCCTGCCGGAGCCCTCGCCATTCAGAACGTGATGCGCGAGCTCGAGGCGCGCGTCGCGAGCCTCAAGGGCCGCGTGGTGGGCCTCTCGGGGAACCGCACCGCCCTCCGCCGCGGCGCCCGATTCGTCGATCGCGACCTCAACCGCCAATGGTACCCCGCCCACCTCGCGCGCCTCGCCGAGGCCGAGCTCACGGCGCTCACGAACGAGGATCGCGAGCAGCGCGAGCTCTTCGACGCCCTCACGGCGCTCGAGCGCCAGGGTCCTCTCACGCTGCTCGACCTTCACACGACCTCGGGAAAAAGCTCGCCGTTCGTGTGCTTCGGAGACACGCTGAAGAACCGCGAGCTCGCCCTCGCCCTCCCGATGACCGCGATCCTCGGCCTCGAAGAGGTCATCGACGGCGCGATGCTCGGCTACTACGCCGACCGCGGCCACACCGCGATCTCCATCGAGGCGGGGCAGCACGACGACCCCGAGACCGTGGACCGACACGAGGCCGCCGTGTGGCTCGCGCTCGTGGCCATGGGCTCCATCGACGCGCACGACGCCCCCTCGCTCGAGCGGCGTCAGGCGCTCCTCGAGCGCTCGTCCGACGGCAGACCCCGCGTGGTCGAGATCCGACATCGCCACGTGGTGCGCCCCGGCGACGGCTTCGCGATGCTCCCCGGTTTCGCGAGCTTCCAGCCACTCGACGCCGGCACCCTCGTGGCGCACGATCGTGGCGGGCCCATCGTCGCCCCCACCGGCGGTCTCATGTTGATGCCGCGCTACCAGGGCCAAGGCGAAGACGGCTACTTCATCGCCCGCGAGGTGGCTCCGTTCTGGCTCGGCGTCTCCGAGGCGCTCCAGCGGCTGCGCGCCGACGCGCTCGTCTCACGGCTCCCCGGCGTGGAGCGCGTGAACGGTTCGGCCACCGAGCTCCGCGTCGACCCGAAGGTCGCGCGCACGTACCTCGTCGAGCTCATGCACCTCGTGGGCTACCGCCGTTCCCGCGACACCGACGCGCGCCTCGCGTTCTCGCGCAGGGCCCGATAG